Proteins encoded within one genomic window of Fibrobacter sp. UWB16:
- a CDS encoding DUF748 domain-containing protein: MKKPLKITLIVIGSLILLYFVTLLVAPKIARSYIEEHSKEMIGRSITIKDISLNPFTYVLDVDTLAVMESDDKTPFVAFEKFSVNINPMQLFTRTLDISDIYMKALYVRVKQHGERFNFSSILEHLATKDSLYYAEHPDEKKVQDSTSKSAAEIAAGLPVKLSLRNIVFEKGNIIYQDTKVGSKFHLKDFSINIPAIYLEDNATGVDVSFKFADGGDLNVKVDANMATYDFNIYLNLNRFALACIKPYLNDYISYKDFSGFLSANIAISGNLNSILSSNVKGQVQLDKVDLTEKSGSKLGAENVTVGIGKANLTDNEFLIDSVIVDGAFAHIDLYKDGKTNFDVLLAPMNKGQASTTDSAAIDSTQAEPAAETAETAKQESADTAKATADTVSAAATAEKPAAAKKLKAKINKLLVKNTVVTATDHTIIRPFNYKVSAITVSGQNINYDTPCNVTVTAAFPEGGSLSLKYHGALSNLKTMDIYISIKNLALKHFSNYSLHYTAYPLKAGTLAFASENKIVDRNLDSKNTIDIYNITVGDKVDDIDPEYTVPMKIGLYILKDKDDKIQFDVPVKGNLDDPEFSYGKIIWKTIVNLLVKVAISPFRLVGNLAMAGANALGFDLGKNDEVIIDANTETFTSEQYAKAIKMTEMIKKDPNLILTFTQYYNPRKTAREYKIKQLKIDFYKQKNNKTELNELDHRAIDEMDESDKDFKAYVKEHSAEIDKNYMMKVLPKMAAQRNADLLKVLRAQPGITKKNLKVITAPRDGLRGYKGKPMYKVTVDVQ; the protein is encoded by the coding sequence ATGAAAAAGCCACTCAAAATTACCCTTATCGTTATAGGATCTTTGATCCTCCTCTACTTCGTCACACTACTCGTAGCGCCCAAGATTGCACGTAGCTACATCGAAGAGCACTCCAAGGAAATGATTGGCCGAAGCATCACCATCAAGGACATCAGCCTGAACCCGTTCACCTACGTCTTGGACGTAGACACGCTCGCGGTCATGGAATCGGACGACAAGACGCCCTTTGTCGCATTCGAGAAGTTCAGCGTCAACATCAACCCGATGCAGCTCTTTACGAGGACGCTCGACATTAGCGACATCTACATGAAGGCGCTTTACGTGCGCGTCAAGCAGCATGGTGAGCGATTCAACTTCTCCAGCATTCTGGAGCACCTCGCCACAAAAGACAGCCTCTATTACGCCGAACACCCGGACGAAAAGAAGGTCCAGGACAGTACAAGCAAGAGCGCTGCAGAAATCGCAGCCGGGCTCCCGGTCAAGCTCAGCCTCCGCAATATCGTCTTTGAAAAGGGCAACATTATTTACCAAGACACAAAAGTGGGCTCGAAGTTCCACCTCAAGGACTTCTCCATCAACATTCCGGCAATCTACCTCGAAGATAACGCAACCGGCGTTGACGTGAGCTTCAAGTTTGCAGACGGTGGCGACCTGAACGTGAAGGTCGATGCCAACATGGCGACTTACGATTTCAACATTTACCTGAACCTGAACCGCTTTGCACTCGCCTGCATCAAGCCCTACCTGAACGACTACATCAGCTATAAGGACTTCTCCGGTTTCCTCTCTGCAAACATCGCCATCAGCGGCAACCTGAACAGCATCCTTTCTTCTAACGTCAAGGGCCAAGTCCAGCTTGACAAGGTGGACCTTACCGAAAAAAGCGGAAGCAAGCTCGGTGCCGAAAACGTCACCGTTGGCATTGGCAAGGCCAACTTGACCGATAACGAATTCCTCATCGATTCCGTCATCGTCGACGGAGCGTTCGCCCATATCGATTTGTACAAGGACGGCAAGACGAACTTCGACGTGCTCCTCGCCCCGATGAACAAGGGACAGGCAAGCACCACGGATTCCGCTGCAATCGATTCCACGCAAGCTGAACCGGCCGCAGAAACCGCAGAAACTGCCAAGCAAGAATCCGCCGACACGGCAAAGGCCACCGCAGACACGGTTAGCGCAGCAGCTACTGCAGAAAAGCCGGCAGCCGCAAAGAAGCTCAAGGCCAAGATTAACAAGTTGCTCGTGAAGAACACCGTCGTTACCGCAACGGACCACACCATCATCCGCCCGTTCAACTACAAGGTGAGCGCCATTACCGTTAGCGGCCAGAACATCAACTACGACACGCCTTGTAATGTGACCGTCACGGCAGCATTCCCGGAAGGTGGCAGCCTCTCACTCAAGTACCACGGGGCACTCAGCAACCTCAAGACGATGGACATTTACATCAGCATCAAGAACCTTGCCCTCAAGCACTTCTCGAACTATTCTCTGCATTACACAGCCTATCCGCTTAAGGCAGGCACGCTCGCCTTCGCTAGCGAGAACAAGATTGTAGACCGCAACCTCGATAGCAAAAACACAATCGACATCTACAACATCACCGTCGGCGACAAGGTAGACGACATCGACCCGGAATACACTGTTCCGATGAAGATTGGTCTCTACATCTTGAAGGACAAGGATGACAAAATTCAGTTCGATGTGCCGGTCAAGGGCAACTTGGACGACCCGGAATTCTCTTACGGCAAGATCATTTGGAAGACCATCGTGAACCTACTCGTGAAGGTCGCCATCTCTCCGTTCAGACTCGTCGGAAATCTCGCCATGGCAGGCGCCAACGCTCTCGGCTTTGACCTCGGCAAGAACGATGAAGTGATAATCGATGCAAACACAGAAACGTTCACAAGCGAACAATACGCCAAAGCCATCAAGATGACGGAAATGATCAAGAAAGATCCGAACCTCATTCTCACATTCACGCAATACTACAACCCGAGAAAGACGGCCAGGGAATACAAGATCAAGCAGCTCAAGATTGATTTCTACAAGCAAAAGAACAACAAGACTGAACTGAATGAACTTGATCACAGAGCCATCGACGAGATGGACGAAAGCGACAAGGATTTCAAGGCATACGTCAAGGAACACTCCGCAGAAATCGACAAGAATTACATGATGAAGGTCCTCCCCAAGATGGCTGCCCAGCGCAATGCAGACTTGCTCAAGGTCTTGCGTGCACAGCCGGGAATCACAAAGAAGAACCTGAAAGTCATCACAGCCCCGAGAGATGGCCTCCGCGGCTACAAGGGCAAGCCGATGTACAAAGTCACTGTAGACGTGCAGTAA
- a CDS encoding glycoside hydrolase family 9 protein, with product MNAKIHYCHPGYVPSASKIFLVAFSEDVSLSSVKFKILDSDSREVYKGATEKICRCAYTGEFLYKGFFTAVTAPGRYQIVLDDFDVKSHWFEVSDEWLVRELKANIKSFYYQRSGVELPERLAGIWARPVAHLDDKLEFHPTMERAGLWNAHGGWYDAGDYGKYIVNGGVSVATLMLGCELMQAHSQKSSIVGGTAFKETYELPVSLLDEIRFELEFFLRMQDEDGGVFFKVTPYRWDGFVTPSESDASQKRYILGKSTSSALNFAGALAQAHHVYANVDREFAEKCLFASIRAFLWAEKNPEVDWPHNTEGSGGYGDSDLGDDFFWARAMLYRELKNVESIADVGVAGMLERMESQLLVDMDTYLPTYGLQWRSTQNLAWFALATTDCKWKDRARMAFKYTADEILHLQNEDPYGLSIRKFIWGSNGDIANHALTLYLAYEWLDDLKYRNAAMEQIEFIYGRNPVDVSFVTGSAWSSPKFPHHRISHSDGVEAPVPGLVVGGINEDRQDTHRNPHYMGESRGMSYADEQCSFASNEVAINWSAPLTAALLLLSV from the coding sequence ATGAACGCGAAAATCCATTATTGTCATCCCGGTTACGTTCCCTCGGCTTCCAAGATTTTTTTAGTGGCTTTTTCGGAGGACGTTTCTTTGTCTTCGGTCAAGTTCAAAATTTTGGACAGCGATTCTCGAGAAGTCTATAAGGGTGCAACCGAAAAAATCTGCCGTTGTGCATATACGGGCGAGTTCTTGTATAAGGGCTTTTTTACAGCCGTTACTGCACCGGGGCGTTACCAGATTGTCCTGGATGACTTTGATGTCAAGTCGCATTGGTTTGAAGTTTCGGATGAATGGCTTGTTCGCGAACTCAAGGCGAATATCAAGTCGTTCTATTACCAACGGAGCGGTGTCGAATTGCCGGAGCGTTTGGCGGGGATTTGGGCCCGCCCTGTGGCGCATTTGGACGATAAGTTGGAATTCCACCCGACGATGGAACGTGCGGGGCTTTGGAACGCTCATGGCGGCTGGTACGATGCGGGCGATTATGGCAAGTACATTGTGAATGGTGGCGTGAGTGTTGCGACTCTGATGCTTGGCTGCGAGCTCATGCAGGCGCATTCTCAAAAGTCCTCGATTGTTGGTGGTACTGCGTTCAAGGAAACGTACGAACTGCCGGTAAGCTTGCTCGATGAAATCCGTTTTGAACTGGAATTTTTCTTGCGCATGCAAGACGAAGATGGGGGAGTGTTCTTCAAGGTGACGCCATACCGTTGGGATGGCTTTGTAACGCCGTCGGAATCGGATGCTTCACAAAAGCGCTATATCCTTGGCAAGTCTACGTCTTCGGCATTGAATTTTGCGGGTGCACTTGCTCAGGCGCATCACGTTTACGCGAATGTCGATCGCGAATTTGCTGAAAAATGTTTGTTCGCTAGTATCCGTGCTTTCCTATGGGCCGAGAAAAATCCCGAAGTCGATTGGCCGCACAACACCGAAGGCAGTGGTGGCTATGGCGATTCGGATTTAGGCGATGACTTTTTCTGGGCGCGGGCCATGCTGTATCGCGAACTGAAAAATGTTGAAAGTATCGCAGACGTGGGCGTTGCGGGTATGCTCGAACGCATGGAAAGTCAATTGTTGGTGGATATGGATACGTACTTGCCGACGTACGGTTTGCAATGGCGCTCGACGCAGAACTTGGCTTGGTTTGCTTTGGCTACGACGGATTGCAAGTGGAAAGACCGCGCTCGAATGGCGTTCAAGTACACGGCTGATGAAATTTTGCATTTGCAAAATGAAGACCCGTATGGACTTTCGATCCGCAAGTTTATTTGGGGTAGCAATGGTGATATTGCAAACCATGCGCTGACTTTGTATTTGGCGTATGAATGGCTTGATGATTTGAAGTACCGCAATGCGGCAATGGAACAAATTGAATTTATTTATGGCAGGAATCCTGTGGACGTGAGCTTTGTGACGGGCTCGGCCTGGAGTTCTCCGAAGTTCCCGCATCACCGCATTAGCCATTCCGATGGAGTTGAGGCTCCGGTGCCAGGGCTTGTCGTTGGTGGCATTAACGAAGACCGTCAGGATACGCACAGAAACCCGCATTACATGGGCGAATCTCGCGGCATGTCCTATGCTGACGAACAATGCTCTTTTGCAAGCAACGAAGTCGCTATCAATTGGAGCGCGCCTCTCACCGCAGCACTGTTGCTCCTAAGCGTTTAA